A single window of Fischerella sp. PCC 9605 DNA harbors:
- a CDS encoding AIPR family protein, giving the protein MKHATSKRSVDFVEFPYYSFRNVSCPEDIENNRKTLFGHAPLTSVLSLPTNENVRDYLLDAEGKQRRRPTSVHRAIEDTLKNSSHKFSVLNGGLVIVSRDYTVDEQKKCLFLVKPSIINGSQTQGVIKDFFNDCQKFGGEIPEIHVTFELIITTDDDLIAEISIARNFQNDVMSLSIAGRLGQLDELEASLQAKLSGKKLRKSETQLSDDYLATERLLQVIAALVPGELWLNEKEVENPNKVYTYDKKAKCLKDFREIYSIAKGEKQPEKKIDSAKYKELYQFYLDVAAQAYQLYEKWKKHQGFKGTGLKKGITRDENQNILEVSDGIIFPILASLSAFARKTPEGWKIEPPDSFRDEELIRMTKSVFMEMADSNPATMGKSKACYAALYQITSLYKRLSI; this is encoded by the coding sequence ATGAAACATGCAACAAGTAAACGTAGTGTTGATTTTGTTGAGTTTCCCTACTATTCATTTCGCAATGTTAGTTGTCCAGAAGATATTGAGAACAATCGTAAAACTCTTTTTGGACACGCACCATTAACATCAGTTTTAAGCCTTCCTACAAACGAAAATGTCCGCGACTATCTTCTAGATGCAGAAGGAAAACAAAGACGTAGACCAACAAGTGTCCACCGAGCTATAGAAGATACCTTAAAAAATAGTTCTCATAAATTTTCAGTTCTCAACGGTGGGTTGGTTATTGTATCTAGAGATTATACTGTTGATGAACAAAAAAAATGCTTGTTCCTCGTTAAACCAAGCATAATCAACGGCTCACAAACTCAAGGTGTTATCAAGGACTTTTTTAACGATTGTCAAAAGTTTGGAGGAGAAATACCTGAAATTCACGTAACTTTTGAGTTGATTATTACCACTGATGATGACTTAATTGCGGAGATATCTATCGCACGAAATTTTCAGAATGATGTGATGAGTCTCTCAATTGCAGGACGCTTAGGGCAACTAGATGAACTAGAAGCAAGTTTGCAAGCTAAGTTATCTGGTAAAAAGCTCCGTAAATCTGAAACTCAATTATCAGATGATTACCTTGCTACCGAACGATTACTTCAAGTGATTGCTGCTCTTGTTCCTGGAGAACTGTGGCTCAATGAAAAAGAGGTAGAAAATCCGAATAAGGTCTATACCTATGACAAAAAAGCCAAATGCCTAAAAGACTTCCGGGAAATTTACAGTATTGCCAAGGGCGAAAAACAGCCTGAAAAAAAGATAGATAGTGCTAAGTATAAAGAACTCTACCAGTTCTATTTGGATGTAGCCGCACAAGCTTATCAACTGTACGAAAAATGGAAAAAACATCAAGGATTTAAGGGTACAGGATTGAAAAAAGGAATAACACGTGACGAAAATCAAAATATTTTGGAGGTATCAGACGGTATAATTTTTCCCATCCTCGCATCACTTTCTGCTTTTGCACGCAAGACTCCAGAAGGTTGGAAAATAGAGCCACCTGATTCTTTCCGCGATGAGGAACTTATACGGATGACAAAGTCAGTTTTTATGGAAATGGCTGACTCCAATCCAGCAACAATGGGAAAGAGTAAAGCCTGTTATGCAGCCCTCTACCAAATTACCTCGCTTTACAAGCGTCTAAGTATTTAA
- the cynS gene encoding cyanase: MSIPEITQKLLAAKKDKGLSFTDLERILGRDEVWIAAAIYRQASASEEEAKQLVEALGLDESYVKELTEYPVKGLGPVVPTDPLIYRFYEIMQVYGMPMKAVIHEKFGDGIMSAIDFTLDIEKEEDPKGDRVKVIMSGKFLPYKKW; this comes from the coding sequence GTGTCTATTCCCGAAATAACTCAAAAGCTGTTGGCAGCGAAAAAAGATAAGGGACTAAGCTTTACAGATTTAGAAAGGATTTTAGGACGTGATGAAGTATGGATTGCGGCTGCAATCTATCGTCAAGCTAGTGCTTCTGAGGAAGAGGCAAAACAATTAGTTGAAGCATTAGGACTTGATGAAAGTTATGTGAAAGAATTAACAGAATATCCTGTTAAAGGATTAGGCCCTGTTGTACCAACAGATCCTCTGATTTACCGTTTTTACGAAATTATGCAAGTGTATGGAATGCCGATGAAAGCGGTGATTCACGAAAAGTTTGGCGATGGAATCATGAGCGCAATTGATTTTACTTTAGATATAGAAAAAGAAGAAGACCCCAAAGGCGATCGCGTTAAAGTTATCATGTCTGGTAAATTTCTTCCTTACAAAAAATGGTAG
- the psaA gene encoding photosystem I core protein PsaA: protein MTISPPEREEKKARVIVDNDPVPTSFERWAKPGHFDRTLAKGPKTTTWIWNLHALAHDFDTHTSDLEDISRKIFAAHFGHLAVVTLWLSGMIFHGARFSNYEAWLSDPLNVKPSAQVVWPIVGQDILNGDVGGGFHGIQITSGLFQVWRGWGITNSFQLYCTAIGGLVLAGLLLFAGWFHYHKRAPKLEWFQNAESMLNHHLQVLLGCGSLGWAGHIIHVSAPTNKLLDAGVPLRDIPLPHEFILNKDLLTELYPSFANGLAPFFTLNWGTYADFLTFKGGLNPVTGGLWMTDIAHHHLAIAVLFIIAGHMYRTNWGIGHSIKEILENHKGPFTGDGHKGLYENMTTSWHAQLATNLAMLGSLTIIVAHHMYAMPPYPYLATDYATQLCIFTHHMWIGGFLIVGGAAHAAIFMVRDYDPVVNQNNVLDRVIRHRDAIISHLNWVCIFLGFHSFGLYVHNDTMRALGRPQDMFSDAAIQLQPVFAQWVQNLHTIAPGATAPNALQPVSYAFGGGILAVGGKVAMMPIALGTADFMIHHIHAFQIHVTALILLKGFLFARSSRLIPDKANLGFRFPCDGPGRGGTCQVSGWDHVFLGLFWMYNTISIAIFHFSWKMQSDVWGTVDAAGNVTHITGGNFAQSAITINGWLRDFLWAQAVQVINSYGSALSAYGLMFLGAHFVWAFSLMFLFSGRGYWQELIESIVWAHNKLKVAPSIQPRALSIIQGRAVGVAHYLLGGIATTWAFFHAHILSIG from the coding sequence ATGACAATAAGTCCTCCGGAGCGAGAGGAAAAAAAAGCAAGAGTAATAGTCGATAACGACCCGGTTCCTACTTCATTTGAGAGGTGGGCTAAGCCAGGACATTTCGACAGAACTCTAGCTAAAGGTCCCAAAACCACTACGTGGATTTGGAACCTACATGCACTCGCCCACGATTTTGATACACATACAAGCGATTTAGAAGACATTTCCCGCAAGATATTCGCAGCACACTTCGGTCACTTAGCAGTAGTGACTTTGTGGCTGAGCGGGATGATTTTTCATGGCGCTCGTTTTTCAAACTATGAAGCTTGGTTGAGCGACCCTCTGAACGTCAAACCTAGCGCTCAAGTCGTTTGGCCAATCGTTGGTCAAGATATTTTGAATGGGGATGTCGGCGGCGGCTTCCACGGTATTCAAATTACTTCTGGCTTGTTCCAAGTTTGGCGTGGTTGGGGTATTACCAACTCGTTCCAACTGTACTGCACTGCGATTGGTGGTCTAGTATTAGCAGGCTTACTCTTGTTTGCCGGCTGGTTCCACTACCACAAGCGCGCTCCCAAGTTGGAATGGTTCCAGAACGCCGAGTCAATGTTGAATCACCACTTGCAAGTTTTGCTAGGTTGTGGTTCTTTGGGCTGGGCAGGACACATAATTCACGTATCTGCGCCTACCAACAAGCTTTTGGATGCGGGAGTGCCCCTCAGGGACATACCGTTGCCCCACGAGTTCATTTTGAACAAAGACTTGTTGACCGAACTGTATCCCAGCTTTGCGAATGGTTTAGCGCCTTTCTTCACATTGAATTGGGGTACATATGCTGACTTCCTCACCTTTAAGGGAGGTCTAAACCCAGTCACGGGTGGCTTGTGGATGACAGATATTGCCCATCACCACTTGGCGATCGCAGTATTATTCATCATTGCCGGTCACATGTACCGTACCAACTGGGGTATTGGTCACAGCATCAAAGAGATCCTAGAAAACCACAAAGGCCCCTTCACTGGTGATGGTCATAAGGGTCTCTATGAAAACATGACCACCTCTTGGCACGCTCAGTTGGCAACCAACCTTGCCATGCTGGGTTCACTGACCATCATCGTGGCGCACCACATGTACGCGATGCCTCCGTATCCGTACTTGGCAACCGACTACGCTACCCAACTCTGCATTTTCACTCACCACATGTGGATTGGTGGCTTCTTAATTGTTGGTGGTGCTGCACACGCTGCTATCTTCATGGTGCGTGACTACGATCCCGTAGTTAACCAAAACAACGTTTTGGATCGGGTAATCCGTCACAGAGATGCAATTATCTCTCACCTGAACTGGGTATGTATATTCCTTGGCTTCCATAGCTTTGGATTGTACGTCCACAACGACACAATGCGTGCCTTGGGTCGTCCCCAAGACATGTTCTCGGATGCGGCAATTCAGTTGCAACCTGTGTTCGCTCAGTGGGTACAAAACCTACACACCATTGCTCCCGGTGCAACTGCACCTAATGCGCTTCAACCTGTTAGCTATGCCTTCGGCGGCGGTATCCTCGCTGTAGGCGGCAAAGTGGCAATGATGCCAATTGCGTTGGGTACGGCGGACTTTATGATCCACCATATTCACGCATTCCAAATTCATGTCACAGCTCTGATTCTTCTAAAAGGATTCCTGTTTGCTCGTAGCTCCCGTCTGATTCCAGACAAGGCAAACTTAGGCTTCCGCTTCCCTTGTGATGGCCCTGGTCGTGGTGGTACCTGTCAGGTATCTGGTTGGGACCATGTGTTCCTCGGATTGTTCTGGATGTACAACACCATTTCAATTGCAATTTTCCACTTCAGCTGGAAGATGCAATCTGACGTCTGGGGAACGGTAGACGCAGCTGGTAATGTAACTCACATTACAGGTGGTAACTTTGCCCAAAGTGCCATCACCATCAATGGCTGGTTGCGTGACTTCTTATGGGCACAAGCGGTACAAGTCATCAACTCCTATGGCAGTGCGCTGTCAGCATATGGATTGATGTTCTTGGGCGCACACTTTGTCTGGGCATTTAGCTTGATGTTCCTGTTCAGTGGTCGTGGCTACTGGCAAGAATTGATTGAGTCCATTGTCTGGGCACATAATAAACTGAAAGTGGCACCGTCAATTCAGCCTCGTGCTCTGAGCATCATTCAAGGTCGGGCTGTAGGGGTAGCTCACTACCTCTTGGGAGGAATTGCCACAACCTGGGCATTCTTCCACGCACACATCCTTTCAATAGGCTAG
- a CDS encoding DNA-methyltransferase: MTQEQIKSEKAINFTPYYSQNYGAAYLGDSQELIKFIEDNSINLIITSPPFALTRKKEYGNESAEKYIEWFLPFAYEFKRVLVDDGSFVLDLGGAYLPGNPVRSIYQYELLVRLCKEVGFFLAQEFYHYNPARLPTPAEWVTIRRIRVKDSVNVVWWLSKTPHPKADNRKVLKPYSQSMKQLLKNGYKAKMRPSGHDISEKFQKNNQGAIPPNLLEIANTESNSVYLRRCKAAGIQPHPARFPQGFAEFFIKFLTDEGDLILDPFAGSNTTGFVAETLQRRWISFEMNENYAIGSRYRFEE; the protein is encoded by the coding sequence TTGACACAAGAACAAATAAAATCAGAAAAAGCAATAAACTTTACACCCTATTACTCTCAAAATTACGGTGCTGCATATTTAGGTGATAGCCAAGAGCTAATAAAATTTATTGAAGATAACAGTATTAATCTAATTATTACTTCACCTCCATTCGCGCTCACCCGCAAAAAAGAATACGGCAACGAAAGTGCTGAAAAATATATAGAATGGTTTCTACCTTTTGCCTACGAATTCAAAAGAGTACTTGTAGATGATGGCTCATTTGTACTGGATTTAGGCGGTGCTTACCTACCTGGTAATCCAGTACGGAGTATCTACCAATATGAATTATTAGTCAGGTTGTGTAAGGAAGTCGGCTTCTTTCTTGCCCAAGAATTTTATCACTATAATCCAGCACGACTACCTACTCCTGCTGAATGGGTGACAATTAGGCGCATTCGCGTTAAAGATTCAGTAAATGTAGTTTGGTGGTTATCGAAAACGCCTCACCCGAAAGCTGATAACAGAAAAGTTTTAAAGCCATACAGCCAGAGTATGAAGCAGTTACTCAAAAATGGCTATAAAGCTAAAATGCGTCCTAGTGGACATGATATTTCTGAGAAGTTTCAAAAAAATAATCAGGGTGCAATTCCACCTAACTTACTAGAAATTGCCAATACTGAATCTAATAGTGTATACCTGCGTCGCTGTAAAGCAGCGGGAATACAACCTCATCCTGCGCGTTTTCCCCAAGGTTTTGCGGAGTTCTTTATTAAATTTTTAACAGATGAAGGCGATCTGATTTTAGATCCCTTTGCAGGTTCCAATACAACAGGTTTCGTTGCTGAGACTTTGCAAAGGCGGTGGATCTCGTTTGAGATGAATGAAAATTATGCGATCGGTAGCCGTTATCGGTTTGAAGAGTAA
- the psaB gene encoding photosystem I core protein PsaB, whose protein sequence is MATKFPKFSQDLAQDPTTRRIWYAMAMGNDFESHDGMTEENLYQKIFATHFGHLAIIFLWASSLLFHVAWQGNFEQWIKDPLHIRPIAHAIWDPHFGKPAIEAFTQGGANYPVNIAYSGVYHWWYTIGMRTNGDLYMGSIFLLLLASLFLFAGWLHLQPKFRPSLAWFKMAESRLNHHLAGLFGVSSLAWTGHLVHVAIPESRGQHVGWDNFLSTLPHPAGLQPFFTGNWGVYAQNPDTANHVFGTSQGSGTAILTFLGGFHPQTESLWLTDMAHHHLAIAVLFIVAGHMYRTNFGIGHSIKEMMDAKTFFGKSVEGPFNMPHQGIYETYNNSLHFQLGWHLACLGVITSLVAQHMYSLPPYAFIAKDYTTQAALYTHHQYIAIFLMLGAFAHGAIFWVRDYDPEQNKGNVLERVLKHKEAIISHLSWVSLFLGFHTLGLYVHNDVVVAFGTPEKQILIEPVFAQFIQAAHGKVLYGLDVLLSNPDSVAYTAYPNYGNVWLPGWLDAINSGTNSLFLTIGPGDFLVHHAFALAIHTTTLVLVKGALDARGSKLMPDKKDFGYAFPCDGPGRGGTCDISAWDAFYLATFWALNTVGWVTFYWHWKHLGIWQGNVAQFNESSTYLMGWFRDYLWANSAQLINGYNPYGMNNLSVWAWMFLFGHLVWATGFMFLISWRGYWQELIETLVWAHERTPIANLVRWKDKPVALSIVQARLVGLVHFSVGYVLTYAAFLIASTAGKFG, encoded by the coding sequence ATGGCAACAAAATTTCCAAAATTTAGCCAGGATCTCGCACAAGATCCGACGACACGTCGGATCTGGTATGCGATGGCTATGGGAAATGATTTTGAAAGCCATGATGGCATGACCGAAGAAAATCTCTACCAAAAGATTTTCGCTACTCACTTCGGTCATCTGGCAATCATTTTCCTGTGGGCTTCCAGCCTTCTATTCCACGTAGCCTGGCAAGGTAACTTTGAACAGTGGATTAAAGATCCCCTTCATATCCGTCCGATCGCCCACGCGATTTGGGACCCCCACTTCGGTAAACCTGCAATAGAAGCTTTCACTCAAGGTGGAGCTAACTATCCAGTAAACATTGCATACTCTGGGGTCTACCACTGGTGGTACACCATCGGTATGCGGACAAATGGCGACCTGTACATGGGTTCCATCTTCCTGCTATTGTTAGCATCCTTGTTCCTGTTTGCTGGCTGGTTGCACTTACAACCCAAATTCCGTCCCAGCCTCGCTTGGTTCAAGATGGCTGAGTCTCGCCTCAACCACCACTTGGCAGGTTTGTTCGGTGTAAGTTCATTGGCTTGGACTGGTCACTTGGTTCACGTCGCTATCCCCGAATCTCGCGGACAGCATGTAGGCTGGGATAACTTCCTCAGCACTCTGCCCCACCCAGCAGGCTTGCAACCTTTCTTTACAGGTAACTGGGGTGTTTACGCACAGAACCCAGACACTGCAAACCATGTGTTCGGCACTTCCCAAGGATCTGGTACTGCGATTCTAACTTTCTTAGGTGGTTTCCATCCTCAGACTGAATCGCTGTGGTTGACTGATATGGCTCACCACCACTTAGCGATCGCAGTACTATTCATCGTTGCCGGTCACATGTACCGCACCAACTTTGGCATCGGTCACAGCATCAAAGAAATGATGGATGCCAAAACCTTCTTCGGCAAATCCGTAGAAGGCCCCTTCAACATGCCTCACCAAGGCATTTATGAAACCTACAACAACTCTTTGCACTTCCAGTTGGGTTGGCACCTAGCTTGCTTGGGTGTAATCACCTCCTTGGTAGCGCAACACATGTACTCCCTGCCTCCTTACGCATTTATTGCTAAGGACTACACAACTCAGGCAGCGTTGTACACTCACCACCAGTACATTGCCATTTTCTTGATGCTCGGTGCATTCGCTCACGGTGCCATCTTCTGGGTACGTGACTACGATCCCGAACAAAATAAGGGCAACGTACTTGAGCGCGTGCTGAAGCACAAAGAAGCGATTATCTCTCACCTGAGCTGGGTATCCCTGTTCTTGGGCTTCCACACCTTGGGTCTGTATGTACACAACGACGTAGTAGTTGCCTTCGGCACACCCGAGAAGCAAATTTTGATTGAGCCTGTGTTTGCTCAGTTCATCCAAGCTGCTCACGGTAAAGTGCTGTATGGACTCGACGTTCTGTTGTCCAACCCAGACAGTGTTGCTTACACCGCTTATCCCAACTACGGTAACGTTTGGTTGCCTGGTTGGCTGGATGCAATCAACTCTGGTACTAATTCCCTGTTCTTAACAATTGGCCCTGGTGACTTTTTAGTACACCATGCCTTTGCCCTAGCAATCCACACCACCACCTTAGTATTGGTTAAAGGTGCTTTGGATGCTCGTGGTTCTAAGCTGATGCCCGATAAAAAGGACTTCGGCTACGCCTTCCCTTGCGACGGCCCCGGTCGTGGTGGTACTTGCGACATCTCCGCTTGGGACGCCTTTTACCTCGCTACTTTCTGGGCATTGAACACAGTAGGTTGGGTAACTTTCTACTGGCACTGGAAGCATTTGGGTATTTGGCAAGGCAACGTTGCTCAGTTCAACGAATCTTCTACATACCTCATGGGCTGGTTCCGTGATTACCTCTGGGCTAACTCCGCTCAGTTGATTAACGGATACAATCCCTACGGCATGAACAACCTGTCTGTTTGGGCTTGGATGTTCCTATTCGGACACCTAGTTTGGGCTACCGGCTTCATGTTCCTCATCTCCTGGAGAGGTTACTGGCAAGAGTTGATTGAAACTCTTGTTTGGGCACACGAGCGTACTCCAATTGCGAACCTGGTTCGCTGGAAAGACAAGCCCGTTGCTCTGTCTATCGTTCAAGCTCGTTTGGTTGGTTTAGTTCACTTCTCTGTGGGCTATGTTCTAACCTATGCAGCATTCCTCATTGCCTCGACGGCTGGTAAGTTCGGTTAA